The following are from one region of the Fimbriimonadaceae bacterium genome:
- the rpoB gene encoding DNA-directed RNA polymerase subunit beta, producing MRVIQPSSKRIGRFLEVPNLIELQLNSYKWFLEEGLPELFKTFSPIWDFTQNNYIEFTEFVLGEPKYGIDDCRDRDMTFEAPIKAVVRFGGKDREMIESEVYLGDLPLMTDKGTFVINGRERVIVSQLSRSPGLYFEEDVDTSMQMIVRARIIPMEGPWLEVENDANQVVNTQISQTKKLPITQLIKALHGFEKGRDRQVQKVGASLHKKLVDPLANEDGEILVEKGTVLTKAVLAGLDQAALDSEAMVESPLGTNDDMLWHFGDEETLSKASAEAIEGVRPLAEIKGTDGKVLVARMERIDAETAKKVAELELESLDVLRIAPHIEATIAADKTTSTREAILDIYKRMRPGEAANEDAARQLVFSLFFDLRRYDMGKVGRRHMNNRLGLNVPLTIRNLTSDDLAGSMLAMGPYLAKEAEHDDIDDLRNKRVRSVGELLQSQLRLGFVRMEKVARERMTSADQDNLLPSIILSVKPVSASIKSFFSSNQLSTFMDQTNPLSELTNKRRLSSLGPGGLQRSSAKLEVRDVHRSHYGRICPIETPEGPNIGLISQLTTHGRVDEFGFIMTPYRRVIDGVVQDAVEYLTAQEDFYLRVAPADTKLDDNGRIIAEQVNVRCPGGDKQFGGASYPVVPRGKVDVMDVSPVQIISVATSLIPFLENDDANRALMGANMQRQAVPCLRSDAPVVGTGHEDRAAVDSGAAVVARRPGTVKTVTSEKIVVTNDEGNDDSYTLLHMFQSNKSTCFTHRPVVFPGQRVLTGDALADGPNCDDGRLALGKNLVVAFLPWGGYNYEDAILLSERLVKDDVFTSIHIERHETEAVDTKLGPEEITRDIPNVGEEALKDLDENGIVRVGAEVRPEDILVGKVAPKGQTEMTAEERLIIAIFGKKAEETRDVSLTLPHGEKGTVIDVKVFSRFKYLSPSINHIYKESKKRDRLICDRTEEPLLQIPGDELPAGTNMTVQVYVAQKRKIMVGDKMAGRHGNKGVISRILPVEDMPMLMDGTPVDIILNPLGVPSRMNIGQILETHLGYVGKHLGVRYVCPAFEGATEHEILGEVTRLAEHMRSKALQAYVNSELQLNVKFAADLSLEEMFKVFEAKLRTLDQDNLERVSRVVAAPSTRSMEELMQIDAENFQAEEVQPSGAPFKASEDVYKAILENVEHNVFRRAGLDPKSCKSLVRDGLTGDVLPNPITVGTIYMLKLEHLADEKIHARSIGPYSLVTQQPLGGKAQFGGQRFGEMEVWALEAYGAAYTLQELLTIKSDDVMGRVKAYESIVKGETIQEPGIPESFKILVNELRSLCLKVAVEDKTNKELSLKDLDELTGGDDVRLARSVGFFN from the coding sequence ATGAGAGTCATTCAGCCATCCTCGAAGCGAATCGGTCGGTTCCTCGAGGTCCCCAACCTTATTGAACTCCAGCTTAACAGCTACAAATGGTTTTTGGAAGAGGGTCTTCCCGAACTCTTTAAGACCTTCTCGCCGATCTGGGACTTCACCCAGAACAACTACATCGAGTTCACCGAGTTTGTCTTGGGCGAACCGAAGTACGGCATCGACGACTGCCGCGACCGGGACATGACGTTCGAGGCGCCGATCAAGGCGGTGGTGCGCTTTGGCGGCAAAGACCGCGAGATGATCGAGTCGGAGGTCTACTTGGGCGACCTCCCGTTGATGACCGACAAGGGCACCTTTGTCATCAACGGCCGCGAGCGGGTCATCGTCAGCCAGCTGAGCCGGTCGCCGGGCCTCTACTTCGAAGAGGACGTCGACACGTCGATGCAGATGATCGTCCGCGCCCGCATCATCCCGATGGAGGGCCCGTGGTTGGAGGTCGAGAACGACGCCAACCAGGTCGTCAACACCCAGATTTCCCAGACTAAGAAGCTGCCGATCACCCAGCTCATCAAGGCGTTGCACGGCTTCGAGAAGGGTCGCGACCGCCAAGTCCAAAAGGTCGGGGCGAGCCTGCACAAGAAGCTTGTCGACCCACTGGCCAACGAAGACGGCGAGATCCTCGTCGAGAAAGGCACGGTCCTGACCAAAGCCGTCCTCGCCGGGCTTGACCAGGCCGCACTCGACTCCGAAGCCATGGTCGAGTCGCCCCTGGGCACAAACGACGACATGCTGTGGCACTTTGGCGACGAGGAGACCCTGAGCAAGGCGTCGGCCGAAGCCATCGAAGGTGTCCGCCCGTTGGCCGAGATCAAGGGCACCGACGGCAAAGTCTTGGTCGCCCGGATGGAGCGGATCGACGCCGAGACGGCCAAGAAGGTCGCCGAACTCGAACTTGAGTCGCTGGACGTTCTGCGCATCGCGCCGCACATCGAGGCGACCATCGCCGCCGACAAGACGACCTCGACACGCGAGGCGATCTTGGACATCTACAAGCGGATGCGCCCGGGCGAGGCGGCGAACGAAGACGCGGCCCGCCAACTGGTCTTCAGCCTGTTCTTCGACCTCCGCCGGTACGACATGGGCAAGGTCGGCCGCCGGCACATGAACAACCGGTTGGGCCTCAACGTGCCCCTGACCATCCGCAACCTGACGAGCGACGACCTCGCCGGCTCGATGCTCGCGATGGGCCCGTACCTGGCCAAAGAGGCGGAGCACGACGACATCGACGACCTGCGGAACAAGCGCGTGCGGTCGGTCGGTGAGTTGCTCCAGAGCCAACTTCGCTTGGGCTTTGTCCGCATGGAGAAGGTCGCCCGCGAGCGCATGACCAGCGCCGACCAAGACAACCTCCTGCCGTCCATCATCCTCTCGGTCAAACCCGTGAGCGCAAGCATCAAGAGCTTCTTCAGCTCAAACCAGCTTAGCACGTTCATGGACCAGACCAACCCCTTGAGCGAGCTGACGAACAAGCGGCGCCTCTCCAGCCTTGGCCCGGGCGGCCTGCAGCGCTCCAGCGCCAAGCTGGAAGTCCGCGACGTCCACCGCTCGCACTACGGCCGCATCTGTCCGATCGAGACGCCTGAAGGCCCGAACATCGGTTTGATCAGCCAGTTGACGACCCATGGCCGCGTCGACGAGTTCGGCTTCATCATGACGCCGTACCGCCGCGTCATCGACGGGGTGGTCCAAGACGCGGTCGAGTACCTGACCGCCCAGGAGGACTTCTACCTGCGCGTCGCCCCGGCCGACACAAAGCTGGACGACAACGGGCGTATCATCGCCGAGCAGGTCAACGTGCGCTGTCCGGGCGGCGACAAGCAGTTCGGCGGGGCGAGTTACCCGGTCGTCCCGCGGGGCAAGGTGGACGTCATGGACGTCTCGCCTGTGCAGATCATTTCGGTGGCCACCTCGCTGATCCCGTTCTTGGAGAACGACGACGCGAACCGCGCCCTGATGGGCGCGAACATGCAGCGGCAGGCTGTCCCGTGCCTGCGCTCCGACGCTCCGGTGGTCGGGACGGGCCACGAAGACCGGGCCGCCGTCGACAGCGGGGCCGCCGTCGTCGCCCGACGGCCGGGCACCGTCAAGACGGTGACGTCCGAGAAAATCGTCGTCACCAACGACGAGGGCAACGACGACTCCTACACGTTGCTCCACATGTTCCAGAGCAACAAGTCCACCTGCTTCACCCACCGGCCGGTCGTCTTCCCGGGTCAGCGCGTGCTGACCGGTGACGCTTTGGCGGACGGCCCGAACTGCGACGACGGCCGCTTGGCCCTGGGCAAAAACCTTGTGGTCGCGTTCTTGCCGTGGGGTGGCTACAACTACGAAGACGCCATCCTGCTCAGCGAGCGGCTGGTCAAGGACGACGTCTTCACCTCGATCCACATCGAGCGCCATGAGACCGAGGCGGTCGACACGAAGCTGGGGCCTGAGGAGATCACCCGCGACATTCCGAACGTCGGCGAGGAGGCCCTCAAGGACCTCGATGAGAACGGCATCGTCCGGGTCGGCGCCGAAGTCCGGCCCGAGGACATCTTGGTCGGCAAGGTCGCCCCGAAGGGGCAGACCGAGATGACCGCCGAAGAGCGGCTCATCATCGCGATCTTCGGTAAGAAGGCCGAAGAGACCCGCGACGTCTCGCTCACCCTGCCTCACGGCGAAAAGGGGACCGTCATCGACGTCAAGGTGTTCAGCCGGTTCAAGTACCTCAGCCCGTCGATCAACCACATCTATAAGGAGTCGAAGAAACGCGACCGCTTGATCTGCGACCGGACGGAAGAGCCGCTCCTGCAGATCCCCGGCGACGAACTGCCGGCGGGCACCAACATGACCGTCCAAGTCTATGTCGCCCAAAAGCGCAAGATCATGGTCGGCGACAAGATGGCGGGGCGCCACGGCAACAAGGGCGTCATCAGCCGGATCCTTCCTGTCGAAGACATGCCGATGCTGATGGACGGCACTCCTGTCGACATCATCCTGAACCCGCTGGGTGTCCCGAGCCGGATGAACATCGGCCAGATCTTGGAGACCCACCTCGGGTACGTCGGCAAGCACTTGGGCGTCCGGTACGTCTGCCCGGCCTTCGAGGGGGCGACCGAGCATGAGATCCTTGGCGAGGTCACCCGGTTGGCCGAGCATATGCGGTCGAAGGCTCTGCAGGCGTACGTCAACAGCGAACTTCAGTTGAACGTGAAGTTCGCGGCCGACCTCTCGCTCGAAGAGATGTTCAAGGTGTTCGAGGCCAAGCTGCGGACACTGGACCAAGACAATCTGGAGCGGGTCAGCCGCGTCGTGGCCGCGCCGTCGACCCGGTCGATGGAAGAGTTGATGCAGATCGACGCGGAGAACTTCCAGGCCGAAGAGGTGCAGCCGAGCGGTGCGCCGTTCAAGGCTTCGGAAGATGTCTACAAGGCCATCCTTGAAAACGTGGAGCACAACGTGTTCCGCCGGGCCGGCCTCGACCCGAAGAGTTGCAAGAGCCTGGTCCGCGACGGTTTGACCGGCGACGTCCTCCCCAACCCGATCACGGTCGGCACCATCTACATGCTCAAGCTGGAGCACCTGGCCGACGAAAAGATCCACGCGCGCTCCATTGGCCCGTACTCCTTGGTCACCCAGCAGCCGCTCGGTGGTAAGGCCCAGTTCGGTGGCCAGCGGTTCGGTGAGATGGAGGTCTGGGCGCTTGAGGCGTACGGGGCCGCCTACACCCTTCAGGAACTGCTCACGATCAAATCGGACGACGTGATGGGCCGGGTGAAGGCGTATGAGTCCATCGTCAAGGGCGAGACGATCCAGGAACCGGGCATCCCCGAGTCCTTCAAGATCCTCGTCAACGAGCTGCGGTCGCTCTGCCTCAAGGTGGCGGTCGAAGACAAGACGAACAAGGAGCTTTCGCTCAAGGACCTTGACGAGCTGACCGGTGGCGACGACGTGCGCCTTGCGCGAAGTGTAGGTTTTTTTAACTGA
- the hisB gene encoding imidazoleglycerol-phosphate dehydratase HisB, which translates to MSKGAPGVRYAELDRETKETKVRVVLDLDGGTRQDVDTGVGFFDHMLTLMAFHGMFDLGVKAEGDLDVDDHHTVEDVGIVLGDAFRKALVESTSLNRYASNHTPMDEALVLVAVDLSGRSHLTFDLRLKRESIGGMSTESVKEFLTAFVRHANLTLHVHQIAGENDHHVIEAVFKGLGRALFAATRTNERKGVPSTKGAL; encoded by the coding sequence ATGAGCAAAGGGGCCCCGGGTGTCCGCTACGCGGAACTGGATCGGGAGACCAAGGAGACCAAGGTGCGCGTCGTCCTGGACTTGGACGGCGGGACGCGCCAAGACGTCGACACCGGCGTCGGGTTCTTCGACCACATGCTCACCCTGATGGCGTTCCACGGCATGTTCGACCTGGGGGTCAAGGCCGAGGGCGACCTGGACGTCGACGACCACCACACCGTCGAGGACGTGGGCATCGTGCTGGGCGACGCCTTCCGCAAGGCCTTGGTGGAGTCCACCTCGCTGAACCGCTACGCCAGCAACCACACCCCGATGGACGAGGCCTTGGTGTTGGTCGCGGTCGACCTCTCGGGCCGCAGCCACCTGACGTTTGACCTGCGGCTGAAGCGGGAGTCGATCGGCGGGATGAGCACGGAGTCGGTGAAGGAGTTCTTGACCGCCTTTGTCCGCCACGCCAACCTGACCCTGCATGTCCACCAGATCGCCGGCGAGAACGACCACCACGTCATCGAGGCGGTGTTCAAGGGCCTGGGCCGGGCCCTCTTCGCCGCGACACGCACCAACGAACGCAAAGGCGTCCCGAGCACGAAAGGCGCGCTATGA
- the sucD gene encoding succinate--CoA ligase subunit alpha yields MSILVDKSTKVVVAGMTGREGSFHTQQMLEYGTQVVAGVTPGKGGQEHLGVPVFDTMAEAVAKTGANAGLVFVPAPFAADSVLECEAAGLPFVTLITEGVPTLDMLNVVAKLKANGKTRLLGGNCAGIITPGECKMGIMPGHIFKPGPVGLVSRSGTLTYEVVWELTNAGLGQTTCVGIGGDPVPGTRFIEVLEMFEADPATKAVVMIGEIGGTDEEAGAAFIKDHMSKPVVSFISGRTAPPGKRMGHAGAIISGGLGTPQSKVDALLAAGAVVADKTSEIAGFVGQALAKLGVSV; encoded by the coding sequence ATGTCCATTCTTGTCGATAAATCCACCAAAGTCGTCGTCGCCGGCATGACCGGGCGCGAAGGCAGCTTCCACACCCAGCAGATGCTGGAGTACGGCACGCAAGTGGTCGCCGGTGTGACACCGGGCAAGGGTGGGCAGGAGCACCTCGGGGTGCCCGTGTTCGACACCATGGCCGAGGCCGTCGCCAAGACGGGCGCCAACGCCGGCCTCGTCTTTGTCCCCGCCCCCTTCGCCGCCGACTCCGTCCTGGAGTGCGAGGCGGCCGGGCTGCCCTTCGTCACCCTCATCACCGAAGGCGTGCCGACCCTGGACATGCTCAATGTCGTCGCCAAGCTCAAGGCCAACGGCAAGACCCGCCTGCTCGGCGGCAACTGCGCCGGCATCATCACGCCGGGCGAATGCAAGATGGGCATCATGCCCGGGCACATCTTCAAACCCGGCCCGGTGGGGCTCGTCTCCCGCTCCGGCACCCTCACCTACGAAGTGGTGTGGGAACTGACCAACGCGGGCCTCGGCCAGACCACCTGCGTCGGCATCGGCGGCGACCCTGTCCCCGGCACCCGGTTCATCGAAGTCCTCGAGATGTTTGAGGCCGACCCCGCCACCAAGGCCGTCGTCATGATCGGCGAGATCGGCGGCACCGACGAGGAGGCCGGCGCGGCGTTCATCAAAGACCACATGTCCAAGCCCGTCGTCAGCTTCATCTCCGGCCGCACCGCCCCTCCCGGCAAGCGCATGGGCCACGCCGGCGCGATCATCAGCGGCGGTCTGGGCACCCCCCAGTCCAAGGTCGACGCCCTCCTCGCCGCCGGGGCCGTCGTCGCCGACAAAACCTCCGAGATCGCCGGCTTTGTGGGCCAGGCCCTCGCCAAGCTCGGCGTCAGCGTCTGA
- the hisH gene encoding imidazole glycerol phosphate synthase subunit HisH: MSARTVIVDYGMGNLRSVQKACEHLGHDTRVQPDLAGADKVIVPGVGAFGAAMANLAPLADDLRAWAASGRPLMGICLGQQLLFESSEERGSFRGLGILRGTVRYLPKDAGLKVPHIGWSELAVEQGRGLLSGVAPRSRVYFVHSLYTECEPGVAAATTDYGVRFASAVQKDNVWGTQFHPEKSGGVGLAILENFLTC; encoded by the coding sequence ATGAGCGCCCGGACGGTGATCGTGGACTACGGCATGGGCAACCTGCGCAGTGTCCAGAAGGCGTGCGAGCACCTGGGCCACGACACTCGGGTGCAACCGGACTTGGCGGGGGCGGACAAGGTCATCGTGCCGGGGGTCGGCGCGTTTGGCGCGGCGATGGCCAACCTGGCCCCCTTGGCCGACGACCTGCGGGCCTGGGCGGCGTCGGGCCGGCCGCTCATGGGCATCTGCCTGGGCCAGCAACTGCTCTTTGAGTCCAGCGAAGAACGGGGCTCGTTCCGGGGGCTTGGCATCCTGCGCGGGACGGTGCGGTACCTGCCCAAGGACGCGGGGCTGAAGGTGCCGCACATCGGGTGGAGCGAACTGGCGGTCGAGCAGGGGCGGGGCCTGCTGAGCGGCGTCGCGCCGAGGTCTCGGGTTTACTTTGTCCACTCGCTGTACACCGAGTGCGAGCCGGGGGTCGCCGCGGCGACGACGGACTACGGCGTCCGGTTCGCGTCCGCCGTCCAGAAGGACAACGTCTGGGGCACCCAGTTCCATCCGGAAAAGAGCGGCGGCGTCGGCCTGGCCATTTTGGAGAACTTCCTCACATGTTGA
- the hisA gene encoding 1-(5-phosphoribosyl)-5-[(5-phosphoribosylamino)methylideneamino]imidazole-4-carboxamide isomerase produces MLTIPAIDLIGGACVRLTEGDYGRATVYDADPVAVAVRFRDDGARWIHVVDLDGAKAGYPVHLSVVKRLAQIDGVYLQVGGGLRQTSHIEEVLDAGADRAIVGTRLLADADWAGRTFRRFGDRIVAGVDTRGGHVATHGWMETSDLVGLDFARRLQDLGCKRVIFTDIGRDGRLVGPNIEAVKEMVDGLDVPVVASGGVSALEDLVGLGETGCEATVVGKALYEGRLDLRRALAVLSENR; encoded by the coding sequence ATGTTGACGATCCCTGCCATCGACCTGATCGGCGGCGCCTGCGTCCGCCTGACCGAAGGGGACTATGGCCGGGCGACGGTCTATGACGCCGACCCGGTGGCGGTGGCGGTGCGGTTCCGCGACGACGGGGCCCGGTGGATCCACGTCGTCGACTTGGACGGGGCCAAGGCGGGGTACCCGGTGCACCTGAGCGTGGTGAAGCGCCTCGCCCAGATCGACGGCGTCTACCTGCAGGTCGGCGGGGGGCTGAGGCAGACGTCGCACATCGAGGAGGTCCTCGACGCCGGGGCAGACCGGGCGATTGTCGGCACACGACTTCTCGCCGACGCGGATTGGGCCGGGCGCACGTTCCGCCGGTTTGGCGACCGCATCGTCGCCGGAGTGGACACCCGGGGCGGCCACGTCGCGACCCATGGATGGATGGAGACTTCCGACCTCGTCGGCCTCGACTTTGCCCGCCGCCTGCAAGACCTGGGCTGTAAGCGGGTGATCTTCACCGACATCGGCCGGGACGGGCGCCTCGTCGGCCCGAACATCGAAGCGGTCAAGGAGATGGTGGACGGGCTCGACGTGCCCGTCGTGGCGAGTGGCGGCGTCTCTGCCCTGGAAGACCTCGTGGGTCTGGGCGAGACGGGGTGCGAAGCCACCGTGGTGGGGAAGGCCCTCTACGAGGGCAGACTCGACCTGCGCCGGGCCCTTGCCGTCTTGAGTGAGAACCGATAG